Below is a window of Undibacterium sp. YM2 DNA.
CGCTTCTATGGTGCCCCAGTTATCCAGTTGTCGTCCAAAAACCAGGGTGCCCTGGGTGCCACGCACGCCTACGCGCAAGGCCTTGCGCCCCTCTTGATACAAATCCAGGCTGCTGCCATTGTATTCAAGCGAAGGGGCCACATACCAGGGTGAGCCAGAAGCCAGAGGTTGCCAGAACTGCGAGCCCAACTCGCGCTGGCTGCCTATGCGGGCAAAGGTGCGTAATTCTGCACCATAACTATTGAGTGAGGATGCGATATGCAAGACGCTCAGGCCAAAGCGGTTTTCATCTGCAAAATCACTGGTCAGCTCAAGACCTACCCGCAAGCGGTTGCGGCTGGAATTGGACTCTGACGGCTTGATCAGCACATTGCGTTTACCATCTTCATCGCTGATGACGGTTTCTATATTATCGATATCACCGCGCCCATACAGCTTGCCCGATGCTTGCCTGATCTGTTCTTGTGACAAGACCTGACCCTCTTTCAAACCCGTTTGCGCGATCAAGGCCTGGGGGTTGATATAGCGCGGCCCCTCCACCTCTATCTTTGCGAGTGGCAGTTTATCGGCAGTATTTCTGGCAGTTTGCCCCGCGTTCGAGCGCTGGTATTCAAAGACGGCATATTGCTCATCCGGCACGCGCAAGGCACTTAGTTGTGCCGCCATTTTATTGGTGGCGATTTCACCTGCCTTGATGGTCTGTTGATACAGTCCAAAATCAAGAAAGCTGGTACCTGATAATTCCGGCGCGATCAGCACATCAGATTTGCGCAAGTCCTTGATAGAGCGCTGCACGTTTTGCTCAGTCAAAATCTGCAGCATCTGCTTGGTGACGTCGATGGCACTATTGAGTTCATGCTCCTTCGCCAGTGGCGTACCGACATTCACGGCAATGATGATGTCCGCACCCATGGCACGTGCCAGTTCTACGGGCAAATTGCTGACCAGTCCACCATCGACAACCAGCTTCTGTTTGATACGCACAGGCGCAAACACACCTGGCAGGGCCAGCGAGGCACGCATGGTCATCAGCAGGGGGTGTCATTCAATTCCACCATCTCGCCAGTCAGCAAATCAGAGGCAACCGACAAGAAAGGCAGGGCCAGCTGGTTGACTGGCTGGTCACGCATGCCTTCAGGCATCAGGCGTGTCAGGGCATTTTCCAGGGCGGCATTGCCGGCAGCTGCCGGTGGCAAAAATACGCCAGACTTGGTCACCGCAAATTCTATTCGCGAAGGCAGCATCAGGTCTTCTTCCTTGCGGCGGAAATCCAGGTCATAACGGGCGGGACGGTCGGCCAGCACGCTGTC
It encodes the following:
- a CDS encoding patatin-like phospholipase family protein; protein product: MTMRASLALPGVFAPVRIKQKLVVDGGLVSNLPVELARAMGADIIIAVNVGTPLAKEHELNSAIDVTKQMLQILTEQNVQRSIKDLRKSDVLIAPELSGTSFLDFGLYQQTIKAGEIATNKMAAQLSALRVPDEQYAVFEYQRSNAGQTARNTADKLPLAKIEVEGPRYINPQALIAQTGLKEGQVLSQEQIRQASGKLYGRGDIDNIETVISDEDGKRNVLIKPSESNSSRNRLRVGLELTSDFADENRFGLSVLHIASSLNSYGAELRTFARIGSQRELGSQFWQPLASGSPWYVAPSLEYNGSSLDLYQEGRKALRVGVRGTQGTLVFGRQLDNWGTIEAGVSRGFGKVDILLPAVANQDSLRYYSTTRFLRFRLDTLDSLANPSRGYLVTSSWEQTPAQNPGERSQAQSQIDALSAFRLGDWAGHLYGEWSRSERGGAPNPLGGFLRLSGTANNSLAGDATAFGRFVIARKIGSLPTTIGGAIRTGFSLEAGNSYGNDQALRLSSLKQAASAFVSVETRFGPLFFGAGATRGNGSSLYLFLGPIW